The nucleotide sequence TTTCGCGAAGTTCACGATTATCAGCGTAGGTCAAAAATGGTGTGATAGAGGGGCGAGATGTGGTGAATACCCACTTGCCTTCATGACCACGCTTCGTTGCTGTTTGGGCGGCAGTGCTGATCACATCGCTTGGTAAACCCGCTAGATCGGCTTCATTGTCGATCACTAGTTCAAATGCATTGGTTTCGGCCAATAAGTTGTCACCAAACTCTAGGCTTAATTTACCTATCTGATCATTCAATGCTCGTAGTGTTGTTTTATCTGCTTCGTTTAGGTTGGCGCCACCGCGAGTGAAAGACTTATAAGTGTCTTCCAATAGCTTTGCTTGGGCTGTGTTGAGGTTTAACGTTTTACGTTGCTCATACACGGTTTTTACTTTCTGGAACAGTTTGTCATTCAATAAGATGTCATCGCTGGCTGCTGAAAGCATAGGTGACACCTCTTTAGAGATGACTTGAAGTTCATCATTGGTATCAGCACCAGTAAGGTTATAGAAGACACTGGCGACTTTTGAGGTTAGGTTACCTGAAAACTCCATCGCTTCGATCGTATTAGCGAAGGTGGGTGCTTGTGGGTTGTCGATGATGGTTTTGATCTCAGCATTAGTTTGTGCAATACCTGCTTTAAAAGCGGGTAGGTAATGCTCGGATTTGATCTTATCAAAATCAGGTATACCTAAATAGGTGTCATATGGCTTAAAGAACGGATTAGCAACTGTTTTTTCAACGGGCTGCTCTACAACGACTTCAGCTGCAACCTTAGTTTCTGCAGTAGATGGCGCTTCACCACATGCACTAAGAGCTAACGTGAGTGCAATGGCTGCTGCGAGTGGTTTGAGGGTTAATCCCTTCATAGTTTTATATCCCCGATTTTTTGTTGAGTTGTTTTTATTCTTTTAGGTTAATCGTTTTAAGTATCATGATTGAAGGTGTTAAATCCATTGAAATTATGTTTAGTTTGTAACAAATGTTTTGAGTGCTGTGTTTTTATACATTATTAGGCTGGTTTTATGGCAAACTAACAGAGTTTCCTGATAATTATAATAATTGGATAGCCCATGAAATACTTAACTAAATTGATGATTTTAGCCCTTGGCTGTGTGATGGCTTTTTCTGTACTGGCGCTAAGTCCACAATCCCAGTCTGTTGCGGATTACGCTGTTAAAACTTACGAACAAGCGATGGTAGATTCCCTGACCAAATTAGTCAGTTTTAAGACGGTTGCTACGGAGGGACTGACACCGGATAACGATCCAGAATTCATCGGTTTTAAGGCGGAGCTCAAACAATTGACGCTAGAGCTGGGTTTAAGCTATTCAGATCATGGCTACGTGCTCTTAATTGGCTTAGGTGAACATGATGATAAATTAGGGATTATTACTCATGGTGATGTCCAACCTGCTAACCCGCTATTGTGGGCACAAAACCCATATATTCTTGATACTCATTCACAACCTGGGCAATTAATCGGCCGCGGTACAGAGGATGATAAAGGTGCAATTGTCACTGCTATGTACGCGATGAAATCGATAAAAGATAAGCAACTTAAGTTGAGTAAACGTATTGAGTTGATGGTCTACCTCGCTGAAGAATCCGATTGGGATCCCCTTAAAGCATTTTTGAAAACCTATACTCCAGCTGAAATTAATATCACCATAGATGCAGAGTATCCGGTGGTGACTGCCGAAAAAGGTTGGAGTCAAATAGCGTTTACGGTACCGAACATCGATAAGGGAATAATTAACAAAGATCCAGTCGAAAATCGCGCTGAGTTACTGTCATTCTCCGGTGGTTATTTCTCTAGTCAGATCCCTCAACAAGCCAGAGCAACGTTATCCAATGTGTCATCCTCATTACTCTCTAAGTTAAAAGCTGATGTGCTAAAGCAGAAAAGAATGTTGTATCGCTTCGAGCGCCAAGGCAATGAATTGACAATTTATGCCGATGGTAAAGCCGCACACTCCTCTTCACCGGAAGATGGGGTGAATGCAGTGACACATTTAGCTGAGCTATTATCCAGTCATCCCTGGCCCAAATCTCAAGCTTCACTGACACTTGCATTTATTCATGAGCTTGTTGGGCTGGGCATTGAGGCAGAGAAGTTTGGGAATATCGCATATCGGGATGATTTTATGGGGCCGATGACGTTAGCGCCAACAGTGGTTGAGCAAACTGATGGGGGAACTAAAGTGACGTTGAACTTGCGTCGACCAGTGGGCAAAACACCTGAGTTACTCGATGTTCAAACCACTAGGGAACTTAAGGCGTGGCAGAACAAACATGGGGTTAGCTTACTCGGTGTGGAAACCTATTGGGGTAAGCCTATGATCATGGAGGATGCACCTCATTTGAATACGTTATTGGCTGTATTTTCACATTTTACCGGTGTTAACGATCCACAACCAGTTGCAATCGGTGGCTCAACTAACAGTAAATTGTTTCCTAATGCCTTAAGTTTTGGACCTACAATGCCAGGGAAAGAGTACACGGGACATACTGAAAATGAGTTTATGACGCAAGAGCAGTTTATGCTGAACTTGAAGATGTATACCGCTGCATTTATCGAACTTACGGTGGAGCAATAAAGCTTAATCAATACAGGTAAATTGGCTGAATAGAAAAAGCCAGTGCTTATATTCTCACTGACTTTTTTGAATAAGGTAACTGATCAGACTACGAGATAGTTAATAACCTAAGGTTTCGCTACCTGCACGTCTTGGATCAGATGCACCAAATATGCCTTGCTCTGTCACCATAATAGATTGGGTTGAGCCCATGGCATTATTGACTTTAACGTCATGGCCCTTAGCTCTTAACAGCTCTATGGTGTCGCTATTTAAACTATGTTCAACGCGTAATATATCGGGTAACCACTGATGGTGAATACGCGGCGCAGCGGTGGCTTCGGCGATATTAAGATCGTGATCGATGACATTCATGATGATCTGCATAGTGGTATTGATAATACGCGAGCCGCCAGGGCTGCCTGTGACGATAAAAGGTTTACCGTCCTTCATCACTATGGTTGGACTCATTGAGCTGAGAGGGCGCTTATTACCTTCAACTGCGTTAGCATCACCACCCACTAAGCCATAACCGTTAGGCGTACCAGGCTTAGCTGAGAAATCGTCCATCTCGTTATTGAGCAATATGCCTGTTCCTTTTGCCACCATGCCTGAGCCGTAACTGAAGTTAAGGGTGTAAGTATTAGATACAGCATTGCCCCATTTATCGACAACTGAGTAATGGGTGGTCTGGTTACTTTCATAAGGCGCTAAGTTGCCAGGCTTTACCTCACTGCTGGGCGTTGCTTTATTAACGGCTATTTGACTGGCGAGTTTTTTGGCGTAATCTTTGTTGATTAGCGCTTGTACGGGGACCTTGTAAAAGTCAGGATCACCTAAGTATTCACTACGATCAGCATAGGCTCTTCGCATGGATTCAGTCATTAAGTGCAAGGTGGCTGCAGTATTATGGCCAAGCTTATCGATAGGGAATTGCTCAAGTATGTTGAGCATCTCTATGATATGAACACCACCAGATGATGGCGGGGGCATAGAGATGACCTGATAGCCTCGATAATTTCCCTCAACAGGTTCGCGTTCAATGACCTTATAATGTTTCAGATCATCTAAGGTCATGATCCCGCCAGCTTGTTGAATTGCAGATATTAATTTGTCGGCAGTTTCACCTTCATAGAATCCTTTACTGCCTTGCTGCGCAATAAGTGTCAGAGAGTGGGCTAGCTCAGGCTGTTTAAACAGATCGTCTACCTGATAATCACTGCCATCGTTTTTATAGAAGATTTCCGCCGAACTTGGCCACTGTGCAATGCGACGTTTTAAGCCCGTCAGAGAGGTGGAGAGATCTGGAGTGACATAAATGCCATCTTTTGCCATTTTTATTGCCGCTTGAGTGAGCTGTTTCATGGTCATAGTGCCATATTTTTCCAGTGCCAACTCCATGCCCATCACTGTGCCGGGGACGCCAACGGCTAAACCGTGCTCTCGGCTCAGAGCGGCAACAGGATCACCTTGCTCATTAAGGAAAATGTCTTTGTGGGCTTTTGATGGAGCCATTTCACGATAATCGATGGCGATGGTTTTGTTTTGATCTGCAATATGAACCATCATAAAGCCGCCGCCGCCAATATTTCCTGCTCTAGGGAGGGTGACTGCCAGACTAAAACCGACCGCTACAGCGGCATCTACCGCGTTACCACCTTGTCTTAATATCTCAACGCCAGCTTGTGTGGCTAAGGCTTCTTGACTGGACACCATGCCATGTTTAGCCCATATAGGTTGGGTTGTTGCCATGTGGCTGTAGACTGATGTTTCAGCTGCTTTTACTGGTGAAACGAATGCTGTAGACAGATTTATGATAGGTATAGCTATCGACATGGCAACAAATAAGGACTTGAACGCGCGCATAGGTTTCCTTGTTATTAGTTATAATTAATTATCACTGCAATGTGACGTTAAAGAAAACAAATTGCAAGTGCTAGCGAAGTTATGACTATCTTTGAGCAAATAAAATCCTAGCTAGCTCTGATCGGAGTAACTAATTATACTGATTTGAATAGCGGTGTTCTTTAATTTTTAGTGAGTCAAAATATTCATGTCAGAGCTACGTATTGAGTTCCTCCAGCAAATCTCATTAATCCCTGCTGATGAGTGGAATGCCTTGATGCGGGGCAAGTCTATGAGTGTGAACCCCTTTATTCGCCATGAATATTTAGCTGCTCTGGAGTCGAGCCATTGCGTTTGCACTAAAACGGGTTGGACACCTATGCATCTTACGATCTTCAAAGGTGAACTGCGTGTGGTGGTTATGCCGCTTTATGCTAAGACCCACTCCTATGGTGAATATGTATTTGATTGGGCATGGGCTGAAGCCTATGAACGTAATCAAATTGAGTATTACCCTAAGCTGGTTAATGCCATTCCCTTCACGCCGGTAACAGGTTCAAGAGTTGGGGTCAGTAAAGAGTTAAATGAAGAGGAGGTTGAGCAAGTGTGGTCAGCAATCATCAACAGTTTATCAGAACTGATTAAACTCGGTGGATATTCAAGCTGGCATGCTTTGTTTCTTGACTCTGATGAGTGTGAACAATATTCAAAGAGAGGTTTACTGACTCGGCTAGGTACTCAATTTCATTGGCAAAATTATGGATATCAGAATTTCGATGATTTTTTGGCAAGAATGCATTCCCGTAAACGTAAAGCTATTCGTAAAGAGCGAAGTCGAGTCGCTCAGCTTGGCCTCAACATGCGTTTTATTGATGCCAATGAAGTGACGGAAGTGCAGTGGCAAGCCTTTAACCACTGTTATCAAATGACCTATGCCAAGCGTTCGGGTCATTACGGTTATCTTAATTTGGCTTTTTTTAAAGCGTTAGCATTAAGTATGCCTGAGCAGATTAAACTGTTGGTGGTGGAGGCTACTGGTGCAGAAAGCCATGATGGGCTCCAAGTGCAACAAGAGGTAAGAGTTATCGCTTCAGCTCTATTTTTTTGCAGCGATACGCATCTTTATGGGCGTTATTGGGGAACTCTAGAGACAGTGGAGGGATTACATTTTGAGGCTTGCTACTACCAGGGTATCGAATATTGCATTAAACATGGCTTACGAACATTCGATGCCGGAGCTCAGGGGGAACATAAGGTTTCTCGTGGATTTGAGCCGATAGACATCCACTCAAATCACGAGATTGCTCACCCTGCATTTCGTGATGCAATTGAGCATTTTATTCATCAAGAAAAGGCTCAGACAACTTGCTATATAGAAGAAATGACTAAGATTTTACCTTTTAAATCTAACCGCTAACCAAGAGCAAGCCAAACACCAACGCCAATCATTAAACTACCAGCGATCCGATTCAGCCATTTGATGTTGTCACCGCGACTTAAAAAAATCTTCAAACTTTTTCCGCCGGTAGCATAGGCGATCATACTGATAAATTCGGTGAAAAGTATAATGCTTAATAGGGCGATAAACTGTGGAGCTAACTCTCTATCGACATTAATGAAAGGCGGGAGTAGGGAGATCATAAAGGCCCAACTCTTAGGATTCGCGATGGCAGTAATAAACCCTTGTGAAATTAGAGTACCATTACTGATCCTAGAGGATTGCTCATCGAGTTTTGCCATTTTGCCTTTAGCGCGCCACATCTGAACACCTATGTAGGCTAAATAGATCCCACCAATCCATTTTAAGAGTTCAAATATTTGGGGGTAATTAAGCATAATGCTGGCTACGCCCATGACTGCGGCTATAGCAACTAAAGCAACGCCGGCAAGTTCACCTACCATCATCCATAGTGTACGACGAATACCGATGCTCATGCCTAACGTCATGGCTAAAGTCATGCACATTCCAGGTGTAATGGAAACGAAGAAGAACGTCGGTAAAAATACCGCAAGTAGAGCGAGATCTGGCATTTTAAGATTACAGTTAAGTGATAAGGGAAGGGATTTTATACCTATACTGGGTTAGTGAAAACAAAAAACCAGCCACTTGGGCTGGTTTAATACCAATTGGTATCGTGTTAATGCTAAATGTGCAAACAATTAGCTCAGGTTATGATGAAAACTAACTCTTTTATAGAACACCACGACGTTGCTGGTCACGTTCGATTGACTGGAATAGCGCGGTAAAGTTACCTTCACCAAATCCAAGGTTATTTTTACGCTGTATAATTTCGATAAAAATCGGACCAAATAGGTTTTTAGTGAAAATCTGCAGTAGATACCCATCTTCATCACCATCGATTAAAATCTGATGATGTTTGATGCGCTCTCTGTCTTCAGTTACTTGCGGTAATTTTTCAAAAATAGTTTCGTAGTACTCAGGGATAATATCTAAAGTTTGGATTGACGAACCTTCCATCGCATCGAGTGATGCGACGATATCTCGGCTTCTAAAAGCTAAGTGCTGTACACCTGGACCATCGTACTCTCTTAGGTATTCATCTATCTGATTTTTCTCGCTGCCTTTACCTTCATTGATTGGAATACAGAAGCTTCCATCTGGTGAACGCAAAGCGTATGAGACCAAAGCAGTTTGAGAACCTTTAATATCAAAGTAACGAACTTCGGTGAAGCCAAATATATCCTTATAGAAATTTGACCAGTATTCCATTGTACCTTGGTAGACATTATTGGTGAGGTGGTCGACTTCGGTGAAGCCTTTTTCTTGAGTAATAATTGGATCTTCAAGGTCAACAAAATCATTTTGATAGATGTTGTTCTCTTCACCAAAGATATCGATAAAATAGATCAAACTATCACCAATGCCGTAAATGGCAGGGTATGGATGATCTTTACTGGCTTCCTCTGCAGGTTTTGCACCACGAGCGACAGCACCTTCGAAAGCAAATTTGGCATCTTCCACACGCCAGCCCATAGAACAAATAGCTGGCCCATGACTTTTAGCAAACTCAGAAGAAAACCCACTTCGCTCACTATTAAGCAAGAAATTGATATCATTCTGTTTATAGTAGGCAATCTCTTTTGTCTTACTCTTTTTTAATTTAGAGAAGCCAAAATCGATAAATACCTGATGCATGAAATCAAGCTCAGGTGTGGCAAACTCAGTAAATTCGATGCCTAGTAATCCCAGTGGATTTTTTTCGCTTGCCATTTTCTTATCCTTATTCATTATCTTCACTCTGTTCATGACAATTTCTTTGTTGAGGCATGAACTAAGCAAAGCATTCAGTGTGATCTAAGTATCAATCTAGTAGGTGACATGAACAAAGAAAAGAATAATAATTAGCTTGTTTCAATCTAAATATCTGATGGTATTTTTAAGTTTACATCTTGGAGGTCATATGCGGATCGATGTCGATGCTTTTAAAGTTCTAGAGGTTTTAGTTCAAGAGGGGAGCTTTGCTAAGGCTGCAGAGCGTTTACATAAGGCACAGTCAGCGGTGAGTTACCAAGTAAAAAAGCTTGAGCAACACTTAGGTGTAAACCTTTTTTGTCGTGATCAGTATCGTGCTGAATTAACGCCAGAAGGCAAAGTTATTCTTGCTGAAGGTCAAAAGCTGTTGCAGTACCTTGCCAACATTGAACATTTAGCCAGCAAGTTCAGTGATGGTTGGGAGCCTAAGCTTGAACTCATCGTCGATGGTGCTTTGCCTATGGACCCCATCATGAAGGCATTAAAGCGTATGGCATCGGAACAAATCCCCACAAAAATCCAGTTGAATGTTGAGTTTTTAGGTGGTGTGCAGGCTCGATTTGAGCGAGATCATGCTGATTTGATGTTAGTGAAAGACTACCGAACTGGGCCAAACTATCGTCCACAATCACTTCCTGATATCAGCAGTATTCTTGTCGTGTGTGCAACACATCCCCTCGCGTCAGAAAAACGTATCTCTTTACTTGAATTGCAAAGGCATGTGGAGTTAACGATTGAAGACTCCTCCCCCGATATTAATTATCAAGACGAGTTGCAGTTTGGTGGTGATAAGGTTTTTTATCTTTCAGATTTTATCATGAAGAAAAATGCACTTAAGATTGGGCTTGGTTTCGGCTGGATGCCTGATTTTCTTATACATAAGGAACTTGAGAGCGGTGAGATGGTTGAAGTTGATTTTAATGGTGGCAGTCGATATAGCTTTAGTCCAAAGTTGGTATCCACGATGGAAAGACCATTAGGAAAGGCTGGTCTATTATTTACCCAGTTTATACTGGATGAGTTTGCGAAAACGCAGTTTGGCTAACTAAATTGCATTGCAATATGAAATTTAGCGTTTTATTTTGTTGAATATGTCAAAAATTTGATTTCTCATTCAAATAAAAACTCAAATTTCTCTCGACATTTTGATAATCGATTTTAGTTCCAATTTAAACTGACTATAAAGTTAAGCTCATGTATGTGATGGAAATAAAGAGTGATCTTGCTTCATCAATTATTCGTATTGTTAAGCTTAGGTTCAGATGTCCAGCTTTAAGATAACTCTATAGATGGTACGGCATATGCAGCTTCTCTTAATAATTGAAGAGAAAAGCTCTTTTATTAACAAGAATATTGCTTTATCAGTTTGAAGGAGGCATCAGATGAATCAGATACTACTCAGTCATATCTCAGAACATTATACTAAATATGTGAGTGATTTAGCTTGTGGAGAGTACGTAAACTCTGGACGTAAACTGCATGAGTTTATAGAAGAGTTATCAGAATATCGTTTGTTATTAACTAATTTTGATTGGGATGATTGGTATCACAATAGCCATTTAGTCGACAGGCCGGAATACATTGCCGATGCTAGTTTATATGAATGTCAGCTATTACTTACAGCCATGACCCGTTTAGAACAATTTAGTCCAGGAGTGATGGACAATATGCGTCGTAGAGGGGTATTACTTGCGATCTTGGAGAGGTTTAACTGTATTTCATTAAAGTTAAATGCATAGAGATGCCAACTTTTGCTAGTATCTCTATTTTAGTTTTATTTGCGTAAATTACTCAGCAAATGGAACTGGTCTTGGTGTATTCGCATTCGACGGCGGTAAAATAGGCAAGACTATTTGAGGTTGATCGCCAGTTAATGATTTAAGAAACGCGATCATCTCTATATTTTCCTGCTTTGACAACTTTTGTCCTAACTGAATTTCGGCCATAACATTAATGGCTTCTTCTAAGCTCCAAATTGCACCGTCATGGAAGTATGGGTAGGTTAACTCAATATTTCGTAATGTCGGCACTTTAAATACGTTCATATCTGCCGCATTACCAGTTACCGCAATTCGACCTTCTGCCGGGTTTTTAGTATGGAATGGTTTGATTAATCCCATCTTCATGTACATGGTTCCCCCAACAGCTGGGCCGTTGTGACAGCTCACGCAACCTTTGTTTTTAAATAGTTGATATCCGGCGGTGGCTTCATCAGAAATCGCAGATTTGTTACCCAATAAGTACTGATCAAAAGGACTGTTTGGGGTCACCAGTGTTTTTTCAAAGGCGGCTATAGCATCGGTAATGTTGTCAATTGATATCTTACTATCACCATATACATTTTCAAATCTTGCTTTGTACGCTGGCATAGAGTCGATAGTTGACACGGCAAGATCGTGAGAGAAGCCCATCTCTTTTGGATTGGCAATAGGACCGCCAGCTTGTTCTTTGAGATCTTTAGCACGACCGTCCCAAAACTGTGCTAACCCATATTCAGCATTTAATACTGTCGGTGAGTTGATTGGACCCTCTTGCCAATTATGACCAATTGAAGTTGGTAATGCATCTACACCACCAGTGGAGAGGTTATGACAAGAGTTACACGAAATAAATCCAGACATTGATAGCCGTGGTTCGAAAAAAAGCATCTTACCCAACTCAACTTTTTCTGGCTCAGTGATCATTGTAGATTTAATGATCTCAATAGGTTCTTTAGCCATAACTGGAGAGGTGCAAATTGCAGCAATAATGGCAAGTGCTAAGGGAGAAAATGGTTTCATAATAGACCTTTGATTAAGATGTTTAATTCGATTAAATTTATCGACGTAAACATAATATTCAGTTCTCACATACTTTTATAACACTTTGTTTAGATAGGGACTATCGCATATTTGGATTGATTTTTAGTGAAGTAGATCTCGGACAAGAATGTGAATTTTAGATAGGATCTTAGCTCAAGTTCAAACTTTGCTTGTAAAGTGTGAACTTGATGGTTAAGTATGCTTGCGATATAAACGAGTTAACGTTTTATGCTCCACAGCAGCATTTTTCTATCAAGCCATGCAGCTGATGTCGACAATTGTTTCTGACTTTTACGTAACCAAGTTT is from Shewanella sp. MTB7 and encodes:
- a CDS encoding dipeptidase; the protein is MKYLTKLMILALGCVMAFSVLALSPQSQSVADYAVKTYEQAMVDSLTKLVSFKTVATEGLTPDNDPEFIGFKAELKQLTLELGLSYSDHGYVLLIGLGEHDDKLGIITHGDVQPANPLLWAQNPYILDTHSQPGQLIGRGTEDDKGAIVTAMYAMKSIKDKQLKLSKRIELMVYLAEESDWDPLKAFLKTYTPAEINITIDAEYPVVTAEKGWSQIAFTVPNIDKGIINKDPVENRAELLSFSGGYFSSQIPQQARATLSNVSSSLLSKLKADVLKQKRMLYRFERQGNELTIYADGKAAHSSSPEDGVNAVTHLAELLSSHPWPKSQASLTLAFIHELVGLGIEAEKFGNIAYRDDFMGPMTLAPTVVEQTDGGTKVTLNLRRPVGKTPELLDVQTTRELKAWQNKHGVSLLGVETYWGKPMIMEDAPHLNTLLAVFSHFTGVNDPQPVAIGGSTNSKLFPNALSFGPTMPGKEYTGHTENEFMTQEQFMLNLKMYTAAFIELTVEQ
- the ggt gene encoding gamma-glutamyltransferase; this encodes MSIAIPIINLSTAFVSPVKAAETSVYSHMATTQPIWAKHGMVSSQEALATQAGVEILRQGGNAVDAAVAVGFSLAVTLPRAGNIGGGGFMMVHIADQNKTIAIDYREMAPSKAHKDIFLNEQGDPVAALSREHGLAVGVPGTVMGMELALEKYGTMTMKQLTQAAIKMAKDGIYVTPDLSTSLTGLKRRIAQWPSSAEIFYKNDGSDYQVDDLFKQPELAHSLTLIAQQGSKGFYEGETADKLISAIQQAGGIMTLDDLKHYKVIEREPVEGNYRGYQVISMPPPSSGGVHIIEMLNILEQFPIDKLGHNTAATLHLMTESMRRAYADRSEYLGDPDFYKVPVQALINKDYAKKLASQIAVNKATPSSEVKPGNLAPYESNQTTHYSVVDKWGNAVSNTYTLNFSYGSGMVAKGTGILLNNEMDDFSAKPGTPNGYGLVGGDANAVEGNKRPLSSMSPTIVMKDGKPFIVTGSPGGSRIINTTMQIIMNVIDHDLNIAEATAAPRIHHQWLPDILRVEHSLNSDTIELLRAKGHDVKVNNAMGSTQSIMVTEQGIFGASDPRRAGSETLGY
- a CDS encoding GNAT family N-acetyltransferase — encoded protein: MSELRIEFLQQISLIPADEWNALMRGKSMSVNPFIRHEYLAALESSHCVCTKTGWTPMHLTIFKGELRVVVMPLYAKTHSYGEYVFDWAWAEAYERNQIEYYPKLVNAIPFTPVTGSRVGVSKELNEEEVEQVWSAIINSLSELIKLGGYSSWHALFLDSDECEQYSKRGLLTRLGTQFHWQNYGYQNFDDFLARMHSRKRKAIRKERSRVAQLGLNMRFIDANEVTEVQWQAFNHCYQMTYAKRSGHYGYLNLAFFKALALSMPEQIKLLVVEATGAESHDGLQVQQEVRVIASALFFCSDTHLYGRYWGTLETVEGLHFEACYYQGIEYCIKHGLRTFDAGAQGEHKVSRGFEPIDIHSNHEIAHPAFRDAIEHFIHQEKAQTTCYIEEMTKILPFKSNR
- a CDS encoding LysE family translocator yields the protein MPDLALLAVFLPTFFFVSITPGMCMTLAMTLGMSIGIRRTLWMMVGELAGVALVAIAAVMGVASIMLNYPQIFELLKWIGGIYLAYIGVQMWRAKGKMAKLDEQSSRISNGTLISQGFITAIANPKSWAFMISLLPPFINVDRELAPQFIALLSIILFTEFISMIAYATGGKSLKIFLSRGDNIKWLNRIAGSLMIGVGVWLALG
- the hppD gene encoding 4-hydroxyphenylpyruvate dioxygenase, whose protein sequence is MASEKNPLGLLGIEFTEFATPELDFMHQVFIDFGFSKLKKSKTKEIAYYKQNDINFLLNSERSGFSSEFAKSHGPAICSMGWRVEDAKFAFEGAVARGAKPAEEASKDHPYPAIYGIGDSLIYFIDIFGEENNIYQNDFVDLEDPIITQEKGFTEVDHLTNNVYQGTMEYWSNFYKDIFGFTEVRYFDIKGSQTALVSYALRSPDGSFCIPINEGKGSEKNQIDEYLREYDGPGVQHLAFRSRDIVASLDAMEGSSIQTLDIIPEYYETIFEKLPQVTEDRERIKHHQILIDGDEDGYLLQIFTKNLFGPIFIEIIQRKNNLGFGEGNFTALFQSIERDQQRRGVL
- a CDS encoding LysR family transcriptional regulator, which translates into the protein MRIDVDAFKVLEVLVQEGSFAKAAERLHKAQSAVSYQVKKLEQHLGVNLFCRDQYRAELTPEGKVILAEGQKLLQYLANIEHLASKFSDGWEPKLELIVDGALPMDPIMKALKRMASEQIPTKIQLNVEFLGGVQARFERDHADLMLVKDYRTGPNYRPQSLPDISSILVVCATHPLASEKRISLLELQRHVELTIEDSSPDINYQDELQFGGDKVFYLSDFIMKKNALKIGLGFGWMPDFLIHKELESGEMVEVDFNGGSRYSFSPKLVSTMERPLGKAGLLFTQFILDEFAKTQFG
- a CDS encoding DUF6508 domain-containing protein, which produces MNQILLSHISEHYTKYVSDLACGEYVNSGRKLHEFIEELSEYRLLLTNFDWDDWYHNSHLVDRPEYIADASLYECQLLLTAMTRLEQFSPGVMDNMRRRGVLLAILERFNCISLKLNA
- a CDS encoding cytochrome-c peroxidase, producing the protein MAKEPIEIIKSTMITEPEKVELGKMLFFEPRLSMSGFISCNSCHNLSTGGVDALPTSIGHNWQEGPINSPTVLNAEYGLAQFWDGRAKDLKEQAGGPIANPKEMGFSHDLAVSTIDSMPAYKARFENVYGDSKISIDNITDAIAAFEKTLVTPNSPFDQYLLGNKSAISDEATAGYQLFKNKGCVSCHNGPAVGGTMYMKMGLIKPFHTKNPAEGRIAVTGNAADMNVFKVPTLRNIELTYPYFHDGAIWSLEEAINVMAEIQLGQKLSKQENIEMIAFLKSLTGDQPQIVLPILPPSNANTPRPVPFAE